A single window of Dermochelys coriacea isolate rDerCor1 chromosome 2, rDerCor1.pri.v4, whole genome shotgun sequence DNA harbors:
- the IGFBP1 gene encoding insulin-like growth factor-binding protein 1, translating into MTSRRALICGCWLLLLGPRLASGAALQPLHCAPCAEEKLALCPPVAAGCPERAHQPGCGCCPTCALQLGEACGVYTARCGQGLSCQVRPGELRPLYALTHGQGACLPAADTEGMRMAEAADSLEPEDAPPESTEIAQDQRFNYQLFPIGQDKSPPWNAISAYENMKAKRITELKKWKEQGPCQKDLYRALDKLAKAQQRTGEDIYKFYLPNCNKNGFYHSKQCETSLAGEPAGCWCVYPRSGKRIPGSPELKGDPECQQYLSSQE; encoded by the exons ATGACCAGCAGAAGGGCTCTGATCTGCggctgctggctgctgctcctcGGCCCGCGCCTCGCCTCCGGGGCCGCCCTCCAGCCGCTGCACTGTGCCCCGTGCGCCGAGGAGAAGCTGGCGCTGTGCCCGCCGGTGGCGGCCGGTTGCCCAGAGAGGGCCCATCAGCCGGGCTGTGGCTGCTGCCCGACCTGTGCCCTCCAGCTGGGGGAGGCCTGCGGGGTGTACACCGCGCGCTGTGGCCAGGGGCTCAGCTGCCAGGTGCGGCCAGGGGAGCTCAGGCCCCTGTATGCCCTGACCCATGGGCAAGGGGCTTGCCTGCCAGCAGCAGACACAGAAGGGATGCGGATGGCAGAGGCTGCAG ACTCTCTGGAACCTGAGGATGCACCTCCAGAAAGTACTGAAATAGCACAGGATCAGCGGTTCAACTATCAACTgtttcccattggccaggacaAGTCTCCGCCTTGGAACGCCATAAGTGCTTATGAAAACATGAAAGCAAAGAGAATCACCGAACTAAAGAAATGGAAGGAGCAG GGACCTTGCCAGAAAGATCTCTACAGGGCACTGGATAAATTAGCTAAAGCTCAACAGAGAACTGGAGAAGACATATACAAATTCTATTTACCAAACTGCAACAAGAATGGATTTTACCACAGCAAACAG TGTGAAACTTCACTGGCTGGAGAGCCTGCTGGATGTTGGTGTGTCTATCCAAGGAGTGGGAAAAGAATTCCTGGATCTCCTGAGTTGAAAGGCGACCCTGAATGCCAACAATATCTCAGCTCACAAGAATAA